A genomic stretch from Helianthus annuus cultivar XRQ/B chromosome 1, HanXRQr2.0-SUNRISE, whole genome shotgun sequence includes:
- the LOC110895907 gene encoding uncharacterized protein LOC110895907 → MAEDDQPLNETGHPGGEGLLPSIARPTIAAPSFEIKSSIINMLQNSVQFDGKDHEDPGRHIASFLEVCSTFKIRDVSEDAIRLRLFPFSLRDKARSWLLSLPAGSITTWNEMVDLFMQKYFPPEKTAKLKNRIMTFKQDEGESLHAAWERFKDLLIDVPHHGLSKRQLVLNFYQGLNYDSQERLDVYAGGDLGTKPPSKAYAIIEKATLKSSSRHGGVRNKASSIPGVHQVDTYTALAAQIGALAARFDQAQNVSQVQSSCELCGVSHEAGTCERGVMFIGHEEVDYLGNQIRPQNNPHSNTYNPGWRNHPKLCVES, encoded by the coding sequence ATGGCAGAAGACGACCAGCCTCTGAATGAGACCGGCCATCCAGGAGGAGAGGGCTTGCTACCGAGCATTGCCCGACCTACTATAGCAGCACCGAgttttgaaattaaatctagtaTTATTAACATGTTGCAAAATTCTGTGCAGTTTGATGGGAAGGATCACGAAGATCCAGGTCGGCACATCGCATCATTTCTCGAAGTGTGCTCGACTTTCAAAATTCGAGACGTTTCTGAAGACGCAATTCGTTTGCGACTCTTTCCATTTTCTTTGCGAGACAAAGCCCGATCTTGGCTTTTATCACTTCCAGCAGGGTCCATCACGACTTGGAACGAGATGGTCGATCTTTTTATGCAAAAATATTTTCCGCCGGAAAAGACAGCTAAGCTTAAGAATCGTATAATGACATTCAAACAGGACGAAGGAGAATCTCTACACGCAGCTTGGGAGAGGTTCAAAGATCTTCTGATCGACGTTCCACATCATGGGTTGTCCAAAAGGCAACTTGTGTTGAACTTCTACCAAGGACTCAACTACGACTCACAAGAACGTTTAGATGTATATGCAGGAGGCGATCTTGGAACAAAACCACCCAGTAAAGCCTATGCAATCATAGAGAAAGCTACCTTGAAGTCAAGTTCTCGTCACGGTGGAGTGCGAAACAAAGCATCATCTATCCCTGGAGTTCATCAAGTGGATACATATACGGCTCTAGCAGCACAAATTGGAGCTTTGGCAGCAAGATTTGATCAAGCTCAGAATGTTTCGCAGGTGCAATCATCATGTGAGCTGTGTGGAGTGTCACACGAGGCGGGTACATGTGAGCGGGGTGTTATGTTTATAGGCCACGAAGAGGTGGACTATTTGGGCAATCAAATTAGGCCCCAAAATAACCCCCATAGCAACACGTACAATCCGGGTTGGAGGAATCATCCCAAACTTTGTGTGGAAAGCTAA